The DNA region ATGTCCGTAATTGCTTTTTGCCAACCTTTAAAGAGTGCCTCAGCAACAATGGCATGACCAATATTGAGCTCAGATAGCTCGACAATGCCAGCAACTGGAATTACATTGCCCTCGTGTAAACCATGGCCAGCATTAACCCGTAAGCCAATGTTTTTTCCAAACTGGGCTGCTGTTCTGATGCGCTCGAGCTCTTGCTTCTGTTGATCACCAGCTAGATCTGCGTAACGACCAGTATGTAATTCAACTACTGTGGCACCCACATCTTTAGCGGCTTGGATTTGCCGCTCTTCGGGATCAATAAAAAGTGAAACCCGTATACCAGCAGCTTTTAATTGCGTAGTGGCAGCTTTGACTGCTTCAAAGTGGCCTATGACATCTAAGCCACCCTCAGTAGTTACTTCCTCTCGCTTTTCAGGAACAAGACACACATCGTGTGGCTGAACCCGACAGGCGATATTAATCATCTCGGGAGTAACGGCACACTCTAAGTTCATACGCGTCTGAATCAAAGGACGAAGCGCCAATAAATCTGCATCCTTAATATGGCGACGATCCTCACGTAAATGTAAGGTAATTAAATCAGCGCCAACTTCTTCAGCCAAGCGAGCAGCTTTTAATGGATCAGGGTAGGTCGTACCACGCGCATTACGCAGGGTAGCGACGTGATCGATGTTGATGCCAAGCTCAAGGATATTAGGATTACTCATTCTTGTAGATTACTAGATTTTCTTAAGATCAATCAAAATCTGACGGGTAGTGAGCACCTGATCCTGTAGATGCAAACCCAACAAGAAGCGCATCAACTGCTTACTCTCAGAAAGCGTCTCTTGATCTGAAAAGTCTCCCGCTGCAATGGCTAGGAGGGATTTGCCGCTTAAGACTGGCCAATGGCCTGGATCATCTCCTTGCGCAGGCCTGACACCACGTTCTGGCTGATAAACGTACTGCTCATTTGAGATGGGGGCGCTATTGGTTTCAACACAGCGGTCTAACGTTGCTGCATAGCCGGTCTCTTGCAAGAGCGTTAACTCAAATGGGCGCAAAATTTCTTCTAAGCCCTTGGATTCAAATTCGAGATTCGATAAGGCGGAGATGGTATCGGTGTAATGGTCGTAGAGTTTTTCATAGTCGTCTTCACGAGCCAGAAACTTGACTAGCAACTCATTGAGATAGAAGCCACAGAGCAAGGCATCGCCTACTAAAGAGGGTGTACCACCGACCCACTCTGATTTCGTTAAAGTACGCAGCTCAGACTTGCCGCTCCAAGAAACCAAAAGCGGTTGAAAACGCTGTAAGACTGGACGCAATACCGAATGGGGACGCTTGGCGCCTTTAGCAATCAGGGCCATACGACCATATTGCCGTGTAAACACATCCAGAATTAAGCTAGTTTCCTTATAAGGAATGCTGTGCAATACAAAAGCAGGTTCGTCAGCAACACGAATGGAGGCCATAGCTACTTACTCTAGACCCTGAGCCCGTAATTCAGCACGATCGTCTGCCCAGCCACGTTTGACCTTAACCCAAGTCTCTAAGAAGACTTTGCCGTCAAAGAGCTTTTCCATATCAATACGGGCATCGGTAGAGATCTTCTTGAGTCGCTCACCCTTGGCGCCAATAATCATCGCCTTATGACTATCACGATCAACCAAAATCGTTGCTGCAATCCTGCGCATCTTGCCATCCATCTTGAACTGATCAATGACTACTGTGCTGGTGTAAGGCAACTCCTCACCAGTGAAGCGGAAAACTTTCTCGCGCAGAATCTCGGCCGCCAAGAAGCGCTCACTGCGATCAGTAATGGTATCGCCATCGTAGACTGCCGGTGCTTCAGGCAAATAACCCTCAAGCACATCTAATAATCTTTCAATATCCCCAGGACTCTTGGCGCTCATCGGGACGATTTCAGAAAACTCACACTTCTGATCTTCATGCCCACCTAATTCATACCAAGGCTGACTCATTTCTTTCATGAAATTAAGTAATGCTTGATCGCGCTCAGAGGGAGTCTGAAAACGGCTATTAAATAGATCCAATTTATTTAAGACTAGGACAACAGGTAAGTCATGTGGCAGTAATTTCAAAACCTTCTTGTCATCCTCGCCAAAGTAACCAGCCTCAACTACAAAGCACGCTACATTCACATCTTGCAGGGCTGTGGTTACCGTACGGTTCAAGGCCTTGTTGAGGGTGTTCATTAAACGCGTCTGAAAGCCCGGCGTATCAATGAAAATGAACTGCGCCTCTTCGCGATTCTGAATACCTAAAATACGATGGCGTGTAGTTTGTGCCTTACGCGAGGTAATGCTGATCTTCTGCCCAACCAAAGAATTCAAGAGAGTCGATTTGCCCATATTGGGACGGCCAACGATGGCGATGGTGCCGCATCTAAACACGATTAGCCCTTCAGCTTAAGATTAAACTGCTCTTCGGTTGCCACTTTTTTTGCCGCTTTCTTTTTAGCCGACCGAGTCTTTTTGGGCTTACCCAGCACTTGGGGCAAGGCCTTCAGTGCTGCGATGAGTGCCAGCTTTGCTGCTGCTTGCTCTGCTGCACGTCGTGAGGCGCCCTCGCCTTTCACAGCAACCTTCAGGTTCGGTATTAAACATTCCACTTCAAACTGCTGATTGTGGGCTGCGCCAGTAGTACCTGTGACGTTATAGGTAGGTAGTGGCAACTGATAGCTTTGTAAACACTCCTGCAATAAAGTCTTATCGTCCTTACCTAAGGTTTTAGGGTCAACATTAGCCAAAATAATGGAATAGAGTTTACGCAAACAGGTCTTGGCAGCATCAAACCCACCATCTAAAAATATTGCGCCAGTGACTGCTTCAAGAGTGTCAGCCAAAATAGATGGGCGACGGAAGCCACCACTCTTTAGCTCACCCTCGCCTAAGCGCAGGTAGTCAGATAGTAATAGCGTTTGAGCAATCTCATAGAGCGCTTGCTGCTTGACTAAGTTAGCCCGTACGCGAGAAAGATCGCCTTCATCTAGATCTGAATAACGCTCATAGAGCATTTCAGCAACAACGCAATTGAGAATCGAATCACCTAAAAACTCTAGGCGCTCATTATTTTTCTTGCTGTGGCTTCGGTGCGTTAAAGCTTGATTAAGCAGCTCTAGTTTTTTAAACGTATAGCCTAGTTGCGCTTGCAGCGGTGCAGTTTCGATGGCGGTGCGAGCGTTCATGGTCTTATTCGAAGCCGCCAATACGGCCAAGATTTCCGAGATTTAGCCAAACAAAGAATGCTCTACCCACAATATTCTTATCCGGCACAAATCCCCAGTAACGGGAATCAGCACTGTTATCGCGGTTATCGCCCATAGCAAAGTAATGTCCTGCTGGGACAGTACAAGTGAGTCCAGCGTTAATGTATTGGCAGTTTTCAAATCCAGGAAAACGCTCTGCAGGGAACATGCCAGCAGGGCGATCAGGATCATTCAAAATCTCATGCTGATTGCCACCTAAGCCTGCAGGAAAAGATTCTGCAAATCGCTTGGCGTAACGCATATTTTCCGGATCAAGATAATGCTCGCCGCCACTGTATTGTAATGGCTGACTATTCACGGTTAAACGCTTGTCTTGATAAGTAATGGTGTCGCCTGGCAAAGCCACAACACGTTTGATGTAGTCAATCGATTCATCACGAGGATAGCGAAATACCACAACATCGCCACGCTGAGGGGAGCCTAGATCGACAACCTTCTGATTAATCACTGGCAAACGAATGCCGTAAGTAAATTTATTCACCAGAATAAAGTCACCAATCTGCAAGGTTGGGATCATCGAGCCTGATGGGATTTTGAAGGGCTCCACAATAAATGAGCGCAACACAAATACTGCGCAAATTACTGGAAAGAAGCCCGCCGTATATTCCAGCCACAAGGGCATACGATCGATGCCGACCTTACGTCTTTGCGGAGCAAAGTAATAGCGGTCAGCAATCCAAGCAATGCCAGACACTACTACCAAGATAAAGAGGATGAGGGCAAAGTTCATTAGTCGTCTACCTGCAAAATGGCTAAGAAGGCTTCCTGCGGAATCTCCACATTACCCACCTGCTTCATGCGTTTCTTACCTTCTTTTTGTTTCTCTAATAATTTACGCTTACGGGAAATATCACCACCGTAACATTTAGCTAATACGTTCTTACGCAATGCCTTGACGTTTTCACGAGCAACGATGTTGCTGCCAATTGCTGCCTGAATAGCCACATCAAACATTTGACGCGGAATAATGCCGCGCATCTTAGCGACTACTTCACGACCACGGTGCTGACTGTTGCTGCGGTGAACAATCACCGATAGAGCATCAACTCGCTCGCTATTAATCAGGATGTCAACTTTAACCACATCAGCCGGACGATATTCCTTGAACTCATAGTCCATAGATGCATAGCCACGAGAAATAGATTTCATTTTGTCGAAGAAATCCAAGACAATCTCCGCCATCGGCAACTCATAAGTCAGCTTCACTTGGCGACCAAGGTAATTCATATCCATCTGAATACCGCGCTTACCAACGCACAGGGTAATAATCGCGCCCACATACTCTTGCGGCATATACAGATTGACTGTCACGATTGGCTCAAGAATCGTATTGATCTTGCTGGCCTCGGGCATCTTCGATGGGTTATCTACTGACAAGATACTGCCGTCAGATTGCTCCACCTGATACACCACCGTTGGCGCGGTGGTAATGAGATTCATACCGTACTGACGCTCTAAGCGCTCTTGCACGATCTCCATATGAAGCAGACCCAAGAAGCCGCAACGGAATCCAAAACCAAGTGCTTGTGATACCTCTGGCTCATACAAGAGCGAGGCATCATTTAACTGCAGCTTCTCTAAAGACTCACGGAGTTGATCGTATTCGCTCGACTCTACTGGGTAAAGTCCAGCA from Polynucleobacter sp. AP-Elch-400A-B2 includes:
- the rnc gene encoding ribonuclease III, whose amino-acid sequence is MNARTAIETAPLQAQLGYTFKKLELLNQALTHRSHSKKNNERLEFLGDSILNCVVAEMLYERYSDLDEGDLSRVRANLVKQQALYEIAQTLLLSDYLRLGEGELKSGGFRRPSILADTLEAVTGAIFLDGGFDAAKTCLRKLYSIILANVDPKTLGKDDKTLLQECLQSYQLPLPTYNVTGTTGAAHNQQFEVECLIPNLKVAVKGEGASRRAAEQAAAKLALIAALKALPQVLGKPKKTRSAKKKAAKKVATEEQFNLKLKG
- the lepA gene encoding translation elongation factor 4, with amino-acid sequence MDLIRNFSIIAHIDHGKSTLADRIIQLCGGLSDREMEAQVLDSMDIERERGITIKAQTAALSYKSKDGKTYNINLIDTPGHVDFSYEVSRSLSACEGALLVVDASQGVEAQTVANCYMALELGVEVVPVLNKIDLPQADPERAKQEIEDVIGIDASEAVTCSAKTGLGVQDVIEEMIARVPPPKGSATDPLQALIIDSWFDNYVGVVMLVRVVNGTLKPKEKITLMSNGSSHLVEHVGVFSPKSVDRPELSAGQVGFVIAGIKELKAAKVGDTVTHTPGQQGRIPATAPLPGFKEVKPQVFAGLYPVESSEYDQLRESLEKLQLNDASLLYEPEVSQALGFGFRCGFLGLLHMEIVQERLERQYGMNLITTAPTVVYQVEQSDGSILSVDNPSKMPEASKINTILEPIVTVNLYMPQEYVGAIITLCVGKRGIQMDMNYLGRQVKLTYELPMAEIVLDFFDKMKSISRGYASMDYEFKEYRPADVVKVDILINSERVDALSVIVHRSNSQHRGREVVAKMRGIIPRQMFDVAIQAAIGSNIVARENVKALRKNVLAKCYGGDISRKRKLLEKQKEGKKRMKQVGNVEIPQEAFLAILQVDD
- the pdxJ gene encoding pyridoxine 5'-phosphate synthase, which codes for MSNPNILELGINIDHVATLRNARGTTYPDPLKAARLAEEVGADLITLHLREDRRHIKDADLLALRPLIQTRMNLECAVTPEMINIACRVQPHDVCLVPEKREEVTTEGGLDVIGHFEAVKAATTQLKAAGIRVSLFIDPEERQIQAAKDVGATVVELHTGRYADLAGDQQKQELERIRTAAQFGKNIGLRVNAGHGLHEGNVIPVAGIVELSELNIGHAIVAEALFKGWQKAITDMKALMVQGRAHT
- the recO gene encoding DNA repair protein RecO, whose amino-acid sequence is MASIRVADEPAFVLHSIPYKETSLILDVFTRQYGRMALIAKGAKRPHSVLRPVLQRFQPLLVSWSGKSELRTLTKSEWVGGTPSLVGDALLCGFYLNELLVKFLAREDDYEKLYDHYTDTISALSNLEFESKGLEEILRPFELTLLQETGYAATLDRCVETNSAPISNEQYVYQPERGVRPAQGDDPGHWPVLSGKSLLAIAAGDFSDQETLSESKQLMRFLLGLHLQDQVLTTRQILIDLKKI
- the lepB gene encoding signal peptidase I encodes the protein MNFALILFILVVVSGIAWIADRYYFAPQRRKVGIDRMPLWLEYTAGFFPVICAVFVLRSFIVEPFKIPSGSMIPTLQIGDFILVNKFTYGIRLPVINQKVVDLGSPQRGDVVVFRYPRDESIDYIKRVVALPGDTITYQDKRLTVNSQPLQYSGGEHYLDPENMRYAKRFAESFPAGLGGNQHEILNDPDRPAGMFPAERFPGFENCQYINAGLTCTVPAGHYFAMGDNRDNSADSRYWGFVPDKNIVGRAFFVWLNLGNLGRIGGFE
- the era gene encoding GTPase Era, producing MFRCGTIAIVGRPNMGKSTLLNSLVGQKISITSRKAQTTRHRILGIQNREEAQFIFIDTPGFQTRLMNTLNKALNRTVTTALQDVNVACFVVEAGYFGEDDKKVLKLLPHDLPVVLVLNKLDLFNSRFQTPSERDQALLNFMKEMSQPWYELGGHEDQKCEFSEIVPMSAKSPGDIERLLDVLEGYLPEAPAVYDGDTITDRSERFLAAEILREKVFRFTGEELPYTSTVVIDQFKMDGKMRRIAATILVDRDSHKAMIIGAKGERLKKISTDARIDMEKLFDGKVFLETWVKVKRGWADDRAELRAQGLE